Genomic DNA from Banduia mediterranea:
CTTCCACCAGGGTGTGGATCACGGCATTGAGCGAGGCCTCGATGAACAGCGAATAGTCGGTGTTCAGGGCCAGGCGCATGCCGTCCGGAAGATCGGCCGCCACGGTTGCCATTTCTGCCTTGACCGCGCGTGCGACGCTCAGGGTGTTGGCCTTGGATTGCTTGATGACGCCCAGGCCGATCGCCGGAACGCCGTTGGCGCGGAATTCGCTGCGCTGATCCTCGGCGCCGATCTCGACATCGGCGACATCGCCCAGGCGAATCGGGTAACCGTCATCGCCACGACGGATCACCAGGGCTGCGAATTCCCGCGGTGTCGTGAACGGCCGTGCGGTGCGCAGGCTGAACTCACGGTCGCTGGATTCCAGGCGTCCGGCCGGCAGCTCCAGATTCTGTGCGCGCAGCGCGTCCTCGATATCGTTGGCGGTGAGGTTGCGCGCGGCCATGGCCTTGCGGTCCAGCCAGACGCGCATCGAGCGACGGCGTTCGCCGCCAATCCGGATTTGCGAAACGCCGTCGATCGATCCGAGCCGGTCGATCAGGTAGCGATCGGCGTAGTCGGACATTTCCAGCGGCGACAGCCGGTCGCTGGACAGCACCATCCAGATGATCGGGCTGGCATCGGCATCGGCTTTCTCGACCTCGGGTGGATCGGCTTCGTCCGGCAGGTTGTCGAGTACGCGCGAGACGCGGTCGCGCACGTCGTTGGCGGCGGCATCGATGTCGCGCGACAGATTGAATTCGATCTTGATGCTGGAGCGCCCGTCACGGCTCGAGGATTCGATCGTGCGGATGCCCTCGACGCCGGCAATGCGGTCCTCGATCAGCTGGGTGATGCGGGTTTCGACGATGGCCGCGGCGGCGCCGGGGTAGTTGGTATCCACCGAGACGATCGGCGGGTCGATGTCCGGATATTCCCGGATCGTGATGCTGTTGATCGCGAACAGGCCGAAGACCACCAGCAGGGCATTGATGACGGTCGCGAAGACCGGGCGCTTGACCGAGATGTCCGAAAGCAGCATCGCCGGCCCTCAGTCGGTGCGCGCCGAGCGGTCCGCGCCGGACCTCTCGATTTCGCGGACTTCGCGTCCGGGGCGCAGATTGGTCTGGCCCTCGACCACCACACGATCGCCGACCTCGAGGCCGGACAACACTTCCACGAAGCCGCGCGTCCGCGTACCGATCTCGATGCGCAGGCGCTCGACCCTGTTGTCGTCGTCGATCCGCCACACGTACTGGTCGGCGTTCTCGGGAACCAGCGCGGCCTCGGCAACGAAGCGGGTGGTGCGTGGCGCCGCCTGGGTGGTGACGGTGAGCAGCATGCCGGGCTTGAGTTTGCCGTCCGGGTTGGCGATCAGCGCTTGCACGGTCACCGCGCGCGTGACTTCGTCGACGCGCGTGCCGATGGTCTCGATTTCACCGGCAAAGCTTACTCCGCGATAGGCGGCACTTTCGACCGTGACCGCGTTGCCGCGCTCCAACACCGACAGCAGGGTCTCGGGTACCTGGAATTCTGCGCGCAGGGTTTGCGTGGCATCCAGGCTCACGATCGCCGTACCCGGTTGCACCAGTGTGCCGGGACTGACCTGTCGGAACCCCAGCACGCCCGAAAACGGCGCGCGGATGGTGCGTTGCGCCAGCAGCACGCGCGCCAACTCCAGTTCAGCGCGTGAAGATTTGACGACTTCTGTCTGGGTGTCGAAATCGTCCTTGGAGACGAGCCCGCGACCGCTGAGCTCCCGCAGCCGCTTGAGGCGCGTCTCGGCCTGGTCGGTGCTGGACTGGGCCGATTGCAGCGCGGCCCGTTCCTCATCGTCCTCAAGCTGCACCAGCGGATCCTCCGCTTTGACGGGCGAGCCCTGATCAAAAAAGATCCGCCGCACCCTCCCTGAAACGCGCGAGGTCACCAGCACCGATTCCAGCGAGCGCGCGGTGCCGATGGCTTCGATCGGTTGGGCGAACTCGCGCTCCTCGACGGTTGTCGCCACCACGGGGGCGGTGGCCCGTGGCGCC
This window encodes:
- a CDS encoding efflux RND transporter periplasmic adaptor subunit; this encodes MSTRLVLAFLAVLLCACEQTSDGAIDRVQAPRATAPVVATTVEEREFAQPIEAIGTARSLESVLVTSRVSGRVRRIFFDQGSPVKAEDPLVQLEDDEERAALQSAQSSTDQAETRLKRLRELSGRGLVSKDDFDTQTEVVKSSRAELELARVLLAQRTIRAPFSGVLGFRQVSPGTLVQPGTAIVSLDATQTLRAEFQVPETLLSVLERGNAVTVESAAYRGVSFAGEIETIGTRVDEVTRAVTVQALIANPDGKLKPGMLLTVTTQAAPRTTRFVAEAALVPENADQYVWRIDDDNRVERLRIEIGTRTRGFVEVLSGLEVGDRVVVEGQTNLRPGREVREIERSGADRSARTD